The following nucleotide sequence is from Aspergillus luchuensis IFO 4308 DNA, chromosome 1, nearly complete sequence.
AGCGCGAGACTTGGGAACGTCTTGGAAGATACCTATCGACACAAAAGGACCTCCCGATCGAGGAACAGCGTTTGAATGGTCTACCGAGTGACAAGGTACTCATCATGTGCGGGGACCATGATGCTGTTATCGTCAAGAATGAGCTTGTCCCTGATGCAACGTCGGCACTTCAAGGACATGCAAGCTTCAGATTCTTCAACGCAGGCCACGAGTTCCCAAGTACCAAATATGAAGAAGTGGCCCAATATGTGATGGAATTAATGCACTGAGGACCCTGCAAGGAATCATCCTACAATGCTGATCATTCACTTGATTTACTATCTTTATAGACATTTTGAAGTGGGATTTTTTGTTagactttctttttttagaTTGTTGCTTCCCATCTTTCTCATGTTGGCCCACATTGCCATTTCCATATAGAGCAAATGCCTAGTTTTATCCAGCGATAATTTAGATGCCACATAACTTTACATTTACTTGGTTAGTGACACACTTCAGTATGTTGAATCATGCAATATCTGTGCGATAACTTGGATAAAATGAGTGATTAAAACATAGGAGACTGGGTATCTGCATTGTCAAGGATAGACGGCGGCGCGTGTTACGCCGCCAGCTGGTATCTATAGGACCTCTATATcaactttcccttcctctttccgGTCCAGCGTTGGAGCAAGTGGCTCCTGTTTGGGCATAACGCCTGCCTGGCCAAACTGGTCGTTttgtcttcgtcgtcctccaTTTCCACCTTCAACTTCCGCCTGCCCGTTTCCCCGCAACCCAGGCAGCATATCGTCTGCTTCCCAGTCTCCTCAAAGCGACTCGCAAAAAAGGTCGTCTCTCATAGCGCTTTTATTCTTTCGCGTTTGTAttttgccttttctttcctttttcttttttcttgattttcgCTCATTTTTTCAAGATCTGTTCTGTCGCGTCGAGCTGGCTTGAGAGACGCGACACATGATCAGAGCGTTCTCCCATTCGTGCCCGGGCATAGTAAGGTGCTTCCGCCGCGGATGACTGCGAAAAGCGTTCcatgctgccgctgctgccatccGGGATGTGACTCAGGTTTCCTGCACTGAGGCTGCTGCCCATGCCGTTGGCGGACCTGCAAGTGTGTGAGTATCAACAGGATCTGAAGAGGTGAAAGGTAGAAGCTTACTTGGAGGTATGAGCGTTTCCAGACATGATTGATGAAGTTTGGATAATAGTCCCGTGAACTCAGAGGAAGAGCTTGTGTGGAAAGATTTTGAGAGAGTTTGGACAGACGATCGTGCGTGATGGACTTTGATTGGGTATGAAGAGAGAAGTCTCTTGGACGCAGATGGAGAACTTgagtggatgagaaggctTGTTTGGCTTTGGATTCGTTGGTGAGTTCTGACCAAACGGCGAGGAGAGACCTGTCCCTATATACCTTTCAACGGCCCCGGATATATTCCAAGCCTCGCTGTTGCTGACGACTGAAACCGAGAATGTGATACAAGAATAAGTAGATGCCTTGGGAGCATCCAAAAAAAGCTGGACTGCCACAGACGAGGAGGGAAACGATGAGATTGGAAAATCCGAAAAAGGGTCCGGAGTGTGAAGGGAAATGGTAGGAAAGAAGCCAGTAAGTGACACAGGCAGATAAAGATCTTCGGTGGGATAGTGCCTCGGAGTAGTGTATCTCTGACTAACTAGGCTACTTTCAAGGAACGGTTGGGCTGTCTAGTCAAGATCAGCCACTGATCGAGATGAGACTCTGCCCTGCAAGTTCGGATAGCTGCACATCCTCGATCTAGGGTTTGCCGAGAATCAGCCCATTGACCCGATAGACGAATTTAGTCACATTCACCCCAATCCCTAGAAAATTGGAGGCGATGATTGCCAGGGTAAGCACTAGGGTGAAATGTGTGACCCAAGGCCCGGTTCATGAACCATTGGATACAGTAAGGACATTCTGGGGAACCCATGAACGATCATCAGCATGGCCTACATCGGGCACATGAGCCGAGAAACACCATAACCGGTCATTCGGTATGCGTCTTGGGTCTAAAGTCCACTACCAAACCAAACTGGTCATAGCGGATGTTCAACGGCAGTCGTCATCGGATAGGGGCTTTGAGGGCTGAAACGCCCAAATCAGCTTGCTCTGCCCACGATTGAAAGCTTGCCAGAAATCTAGACCACTGCCCCCGATCCCCCTTTGGCCGCCAGCCTACTCCCTTTTCGCACTCGCGCTATGTCATGGTCAAGACCCATCCTTTCTCGGAAAAGAGATGGGGGGAAGTGAGCAGCCAAACGAAGAAAGGATCGAAGGCAGACCGTTTGAAGGATCGCCTGAGACCGCACCGATGTGGACAAAACGTGGTCGATCCCATCCAAGCGATCACGCACTGCCCCAGGGGATAGACGGGCTTTGGGCTTCGTTTTCTCTAACCCACGCTTCTGCATCTCGATAattccttttgcttttcAGGTTCCTTGGTTCTTACTGTATTCAGCTAGGATTGGCGACACTATCCACTAACGGTTCTGCGGTCTCCGAAGAATCAACGGCATTATTGCATTCAGTGGCAGTCACTACGAAAGCTGCAGGTGACAATGTCATCTTTCAACAGCATACAAAACTCCAAGTTGGGCAGCAAAGGCCATGATAAACTGGCTATGGAAAGCCTCACCCCATTCCTTCAACCATTATTACGATACGAGAGCAGTCCTCGCTCCATCAAAGGACGTTAACATCGGTTTTGCTGTTTCCCTTCGCCCTGTCGACAAAAGTCCAAAATTAGCAGAGCTTCAACAGGGATTATTGAACAACCCCCGATCTTTATCCGGAGGCGTTCACATACCTGCTTGTCACAGCCCGCCGGCACTGCTGACCTCGGTCAGCTTGATTGAGGGGTTGTCCCTTTAATCAAACGATCAACTATGTACTTGCTGAAAAGGAGCATGCTAAGCCAAGCCTCGTTCTCCTTAAAAGATTGCTGCTGGCCAGTGCTCTGTCagatttgctttttcctggcCTTCAGACCAGTCAAAAAAGGGGATATCCACGCCCGCGCGATAAGAAATGAGGATGCGCCCCCCAAAAGCAATTGTCGCTTTCTAAATTTGGCCTGGTCAATCACGGATCGTGATGGCACTACCGTAAATAATGGCAAACTACGGAGTAGCGGCGAAAGTACCCTGCGTCAATCCACGTACCTAATCATTCCTATTTGGCAACTAACGTTAGATTCGCCGAGTTGGTGTAAGTCCGGCTGCCTCCTTCGCATGGCTTACCAGAACGCCGGGTCCGTTGCACAAGCTAAAGTGACTATGAACGGCTAACGGAGCAATGGAGGAGTGAACGGCGGTTGGCCATCTCAGGGATCCTCGGAGAAAGCATTCCGAAAAGGGGCTTCTCCAGAGGTCTCACTCACAAAGCGTTGCGCTATTGTCTCCTACTATCTACAGACAACGCCGACTGATGCCGTTCTGATTTATTTTTCGCTCCCCCGAATATGCCAGCGCCCTTGCGGGCTCGGGCTTCTCCGCTGGCAGATTATGACCCAGAAACGGTCAGTCTCCACGCCATTCCGCGGGGGACGGTATCCATCAGGAAACACCTCCAGTGCTATTGATTCACACGGCCTGAAAACGGACCTGCATTCCGGGTAATGCGAGTTCAACCGGGCTCGGCCGCGAGACTGGGTGAGGATACGAATTTATTGAAGAGCCGAGTAAATAATACTGTCAATAattttttacttttcttttcccctggTCGCGGACacgggttggttggtttcaCTGCGCGCCTGCAAGGCACACTTGGTCCAAGCTCCTAGCTCCAGCAACCTTATCTTTCACATCGCTGCTTCTATTCGGTAAGAAAGCCGGTGCGCAAACCCGCATGGACCACCCTTGGCTGGCTGTCCGGCATGGATAGCAGGTACTCACTAGAGCTAACCGAGTCCAAGGATGACTTCATTTGCTTCATTCAAAGATCCATGGCCTCGTCCAACACCGGCCCTTTTCGAAAAGTAAGTGACAAGGTTATAAAACCACgaacaaaaagcaaagaaataAGAGATTAATCAAACCGGACCAGCCAAGCATGCCTTTCCGCGTGGACTGGCTGGTCAGAGCTGCCATGTCTCGAACCGAGCCGAACTATGGCAGCGGCCGAGCCTTAAAATTACgggaccagaagaagagagattcGTAGGAATCCAAGCTAACTGCGCCCTTGACCTAGTGTCTTGCGCAGGCTGTGAGATCTGGTGTTCGCAGCCAAAGCGGCAAAGATCTTCGCCGCAACTGCACGTCGCTGATCCTCCCTTCAGCTGAAGCCTAAGGCATAGTGTGATGAAACTATGAAACAAGTTGACGGAAATTCCGGGGAATTGAGAGTTCCCTCCCCTATGTTACCCCCTGTTCTTCGGCGTAACTCTTTTCCCTGTACAGCCCCTTCCGGCCGCCACAAAATTAGCATGACAAGCAGTCGTCATTCACGCGCAGGACAGCTGAAACACCCGCCAGAAGTTAGTTACGTCAACTAGCAGGATTGCAGGAACGAGGTGACGCTAGCAGCTGATGAGGCCTTCATCGGAAATGTGAATGGCGGTGGTCCGGCGTTCTCCGTCATTCAGTTGGCATTCGTCAACAAGCCAAGGACcgttgctttttctctctcccttttttTCGAGGTATGCTCGGGCATGGACGACCTCGGCAGGGATCCGCGtcaaatcctcctcaccgAGCGATACGTCCAAACTAGGACCCTTTACGCAGGAGCTCTTCGGAAGCTACGGGTCCCCTGACTAGTTCTCAGGTACCATAAAACTAGTAGTCTCTGAGCGTTACACGGAAGCGACATACACCCTTTCGGCCTTCGGGATTTGCTACAAATTCGTATTGCTCCCGTCAAATCCCTGGATTATGTCGCTAAGCAAGGTATGCTCGGCCGGAGTGCTACACGAGGCTAAGCCTTTGGATGTCGGCTCAAGCCGCGACACGGAATGAGTCATTTGCGTTTATACATGCGCGTAAGTGCATTGCCATGATATGGCGTTGGCATGTCTCtatcatgcatgcatggctcCAGGATATGTGACAAATGTTGGTACGAACAGGTTCATATCAGTCTACTATATTCGCCAAGGCCCAAAACAGCCGAGACTGAGGAAAGACGTTTGATGCCAGAAAGTTGAAACATTGCTGTTGCCCAATATTTGGTAAGGCAACAAAGTCTGCGACGGAGGACTAGTGTTTGCCATCGACTGCGACTAAATGTGCGGTCAGAATCTAAGTACGAGGTCGGTTCTGTGGTCCTTCAGTAGTGGGATCTTGAAACCCGCTAATACGACGTGAAAATGCGTCTGCTATGGCTGCTTTCAGCAAACTAGACGAGCACATATCGTCGAGAAAGCTCATCTCTGCATAGCAGGTGGGACACTGATGGTCCTTGCTTGTGCACCAAGCGTTACGAGCTGATTCAAGTTAGCACGAGCTTGGGTATTGGTTGCCATTATTGCCGCTAATGTGATTATAATTGTAGTCCTGTGATGATATTCAAGATGTGCTActtgggaggagggttaCTGATAGTGAACAAGCCAACTGAGACCTGTAGGTCTTGAGGGAGTACAAAATGTGTGTTGAGAAGCGCTTATCCCTCCAGGTGATGCACAGTTCATGCGTGGAGATCTGGCGTGTGATCATGCTGCTGAAGTGGAACTGTCTAGGGTTCGACGCAGCTGATAGCTGAAACATCGCCTGAATGAAGCGAGGAGTGCAGCGGACGCCTGCATGAACCAGCAGAATGACCAGATGTGATGAAGTGGAACAGCAGGAAGAGCACCAAGGCCAATAGCAGTAACAGAAGACCAGCTGACAAGGAAAACGGCATAGCAATCGGCTAAGAACACGGCACATGGAAGCTTAAGCCTTCGCTTCCGGGTGATCCCTGCGTAAAGtggatatactatatacctGTTCGTGATCCTCGTGGGGAACCCAACATGGTGGCTTATACGAGGATCATGTTCATCACAAGAGTATTCTTTTTTGTCTCAATTGCGCTTCTTGCATAGGATCTTCGTAGACAGCATGACCTAGTAAGTTGGCCAGCAATAGCCTCTAACATTGCATATATTTGCAACCACAGAATCTATAGACTGAAATATGCCGCGATCAGCCTTATGGTTCCCATTATCTGGGTTAACTATCCCGAGGCTACCAAATCCACATGGCAATAACGGCAGCATCCCACCGCCAGACCCGAGCAAGGCCAAGGCAACCGAAGGCAACCAGCGAGGGATGGACGTGGCGTCGAGGCGTTGAGATCTACACTTACATCTCCGAGGCgagtggcagcagcaacgtCACCTATGTGGCGCGGTTAATGACGGGGTGAAAACAAGAATATGCATGTTGTCACATCTATCCTTGTTCTATGGAAGAGGGCCGTATCTTTGCAGCGGTTGGTCTGTTTCTCGGACACTCTCCGGTATCTGCAGTGCTGAACCTCGTCTCGAAACAGGTTTCGAAAACAGTGCGGGATATTCTGACTCGCTCGATGTCAGGTAGCGTGGACAAACACGATGCAATGCACACCTTGGCATGGAAAGCGCAGTCCCACGCAGTGAAGCGAAAGTATGTCCCAGCTGTGGAGACTTGATCACCTCGTAATGCAGAGGTCATGCGACGCAAGGACGGATCATGCTGTTGCGGGATGTACACGCGAGGTGGGTGTTCTTACGGAAGATGGGGTTGGAAGATCATGGCTGATAGATATTACCTGTTCATGTGCTGAGATTATGACCAGCAGGGATTACGTATTGCTACTAAGTATGGATATCTGCGTGCATTCCATGGCGCAGCCGTGACAGATACTTGTTTTACACTACAGGTGATGGATGTGAGATATCTCAAATCTGTGCAGTGAGTCTGCTTGAAGCAGGTTGTAGTCATCAGACAATCTTCGTAGGTGTGTGATAGAATATCTTCGTTCTAATTGAAGACATTGTAGAACTTGACATGGTGTATGCAGTCGTAGATCATGTCTACTACTATGTATAGTTATTTGGGTCAAGTCCACGTAAGCCTGCTTCTTGCTGCCCTAAGCGAGATTGCATAGTCTTCTTGATAGTCGAAGAGATACAGAGACAATAATGGCTAGAGGTTAATCAAGCTTACTTTCATTAGATGAGTAGACACTGCTAtactccatcatcatcaagtgTACACCAGCTCCTATCTCCATACTATCCCAACTACTTGATATACTACAGTCCCAAAATAATCACAATAGACATGATGCCATGCTAAATAACATCCCAATACCATCCATAGAACTACTcaacccccaacacccccttaACACCTAACAACCCCGTCCCCTGCACACATCCCCAATACTCGCCCAAGAaatccccatccctcaacACCGCCGTCTCAACCCACAACTTCAACCCCCCTCCAAACAGCACACCCCCAGGCCCATACGCCTCCATAAACGCCTTCCTAAGCTTAACATGTTCCgcactcttcctccccaacgTCTCCATATACTGCAAATCCACAAAGTAAAGCAACTGTACATCCCGTCCCAGCGTCAACGgatacctcctcctctgctgCCCCTCCTCAGCAGTAGAATCAGAATCAGGAAGCGTACTCTCCACAGAAGGATTATAACACCCCCTAGAGGAAACCACACCCCCCAGTAATCCCACACTCAGCACCTGGCCCACCCACTCCTGCGACAGGGAATCGAAGTGTTCAGCCCAGTAGGTACGTTCCtctgcagatgcagcagagTGATCTTGGCCTTCGACCACGAAGCAGATGTTATCGGGGATGTGAGTGATGGTTTGTTTCCCTGGGagaatcttctcttctttttcttgtatATCAGGTTTGCTTTCAGCAATAGCAGCACTGATATCCTCCTTAGTAATCTTCGATTTAATACTCTTCTCCCCAATCCGATCCGGATAACACCCCCAATAGCCCGATAACTCGGGCTTGAGATCTATCGTCCCCAGGTGCATACATCCCGAGGGGACGGGGTGGTTCGTGGCGCCTTGGATGCGGGAGGGTTGGATGGTTAGGGTTTCGTGGTAGATTCCTGCTGGAGGAGTACTACTATCATCACTGTCggtgttgagggaggagaagaaagcggAGACGGCTGGGGAGGTAAGCCATTTTTGGTAGTTTTCTGTGCTCCAGTAGGTTAAGTGGATGGTACTATTGGTGGtatggtgctggtggagggTTTCGGTATGGGCGCAGAGAGAGTCGGATAGGGCGGACGCGAAGAGTGAGGTCAGAGTAGTGGTGAGGCTGGGAGGGGTGTGTGGGTTTGTGCCGGTTATGGTTATAgtgatgggggtgttgggggggagggaggcgaggaacattttctcttttgtagtagtatcttTTGGTTCTTTTGGGGGTGAGTAACttagttggtggtgagaGTGGTATTGGTGTTAATGGAGAGGTGCCGGTTGTGGTGGCGATAGTCAGTTTATATATGTTCAGCAGTAATCAGGCTGTTTTAGCCCCCTCAGTGAATCAAGACATGGAGGGGTTAGTACTAGCTGTCTAGTGCTCACTGAGGATCTCTTTTATCGCGTTGAACCAACTGTCATCCACGATTATCTCTTAgtcgtcttcctccagaCCCATTATATCACCACTTCTCGTCCAATCCCGTCGCTGCAAATGTCATGGATGGGACCTTCTCCCGTGGTTGACTGGCTCGTTTTGCAACGCCGTCATCCAAACTATCTACGATTAGACGGACACTGGTTGATTGGTGAAGGTTTGAAGGGGTATTAGTAGTTGCTAACAGAGAGAATTGTTGGCAATGTTGTGGAAAATATTGACAGTATTGGAAAGAATCTATGTCCGCTATCTCTCTCCCCAAATGTATGTACAAGAATGAGACATCCACAATACAACCTCCATCTACAGAGTACTTCTATGTCTATACACCATCTACACCCCTTTTATTACCCATCTACCCCCTACTTGGCCAGGTTCGGGCACTCGCCCTGCGCCCGTTGGAATGCTCCCGCGAACAGATCCTGCATCGCGCAGTAGTGGAACAAGATCCCTCCCAAGACAGCCAAATGCCAGATGTTGTGACTGCCACCGACATAATCGAACAAACCAGGCCGCCAGCGCTCCGGCACCTGCGACGCATACACACATGCTCCCACGAAGTACACCATGATGCTCTTCACCACGGGTGCGTAGAAATACAAGCACCAGGCGAGTCCACGCGTGTACGTCAGCTGGGCCAACGGCGCGAATCCCGTCAGCGCTAGCGATACGTAAAAGGCCACGCGCGCCCATGCCATATCCGCCCGGTTAAAGGTCGGGTGCCACGGCAGGATCACTCCTCCAATGCCCAGCGACATGGTCAGCAGGATATAAGTCCACCGTGAGACCGGCTCGCAGTAGAAAGCCGTGTACTCGGTCGTCACGATCGAGGCTGCCACCAGCATCGAAATACCCGTGTAGTCCACACAGGCAAACCGCTCCATCAGCGTCTGGCTGGCGATGCTGTTCATCGTGTGCCACAGTGTGCTGCAGACCAGGCACTTGCAcgccgcgaagaagaagacggccgCCACGAGAATGTCCGTTCGCGAGCTGAGGTGGAAGT
It contains:
- a CDS encoding uncharacterized protein (COG:S;~EggNog:ENOG410Q1TH); protein product: MSGNAHTSKSANGMGSSLSAGNLSHIPDGSSGSMERFSQSSAAEAPYYARARMGERSDHVSRLSSQLDATEQILKK
- a CDS encoding uncharacterized protein (COG:S;~EggNog:ENOG410PQ3H;~InterPro:IPR025702;~PFAM:PF13816), with translation MFLASLPPNTPITITITGTNPHTPPSLTTTLTSLFASALSDSLCAHTETLHQHHTTNSTIHLTYWSTENYQKWLTSPAVSAFFSSLNTDSDDSSTPPAGIYHETLTIQPSRIQGATNHPVPSGCMHLGTIDLKPELSGYWGCYPDRIGEKSIKSKITKEDISAAIAESKPDIQEKEEKILPGKQTITHIPDNICFVVEGQDHSAASAEERTYWAEHFDSLSQEWVGQVLSVGLLGGVVSSRGCYNPSVESTLPDSDSTAEEGQQRRRYPLTLGRDVQLLYFVDLQYMETLGRKSAEHVKLRKAFMEAYGPGGVLFGGGLKLWVETAVLRDGDFLGEYWGCVQGTGLLGVKGVLGVE